One Desulfobacterales bacterium DNA segment encodes these proteins:
- a CDS encoding ATP synthase F0 subunit B: MNIDLSRRPYLFAVVITLIFVLTCTVGVAWSASGADSATKGWVATDTYRVMNFVVLAVILFILLRKPVSQVLKNRITGIQDQLHDLEIRKKEAEKLLAEYEERLMQLDQEAEKIVAEYVRQGEEARGRIIQEAKTAAHKVEEQARRNIDHEFEIAKVKLKGEILEKALIKAEEKIKNRITPDDQKKLVDEYIEKVVV; encoded by the coding sequence ATGAATATTGACCTTAGCCGCCGGCCGTATCTTTTTGCTGTTGTGATCACATTGATATTTGTGTTGACCTGCACCGTGGGGGTTGCCTGGAGCGCCTCCGGCGCCGACTCGGCCACCAAAGGATGGGTGGCCACCGACACATATCGGGTCATGAATTTTGTGGTCCTGGCCGTGATCCTCTTTATTTTGCTGCGAAAGCCCGTTTCACAGGTGCTTAAAAACCGGATAACAGGCATACAAGACCAACTGCATGATCTGGAGATCAGAAAAAAAGAGGCTGAAAAATTACTGGCTGAATACGAAGAACGATTGATGCAACTTGACCAAGAGGCTGAGAAGATCGTAGCGGAGTATGTAAGGCAGGGGGAAGAGGCCAGGGGACGGATTATCCAGGAGGCAAAGACGGCTGCCCACAAGGTTGAGGAGCAGGCGCGCCGCAATATCGATCATGAGTTTGAAATCGCAAAAGTGAAGTTAAAGGGTGAGATACTGGAAAAGGCTCTTATCAAGGCTGAAGAAAAGATAAAAAACCGGATTACGCCCGATGATCAGAAAAAACTGGTGGATGAATACATAGAGAAGGTGGTGGTATAG
- the atpA gene encoding F0F1 ATP synthase subunit alpha: MELRAEEISQIIREQITDYDKKVELSETGVVLSVGDGIARVYGLEKVMAMELVEFPGNILGLVLNLEEDNVGVAIMGEDIHIKEGDMVKRTGRIAQVPVGEAVLGRVVSAVGEPIDGKGPIDAKEFRRVEMVAPGVIARKSVHEPMYTGLKAIDAMTPVGRGQRELIIGDRQIGKTAVAIDAILSQKGRGVYCIYVACGQKKSTVAQVVAVLEKHRAMEYTTVVAACASDPATLQYVAPYAGCAMGEYFRDKKQHALIIYDDLSKQAVAYRQVSLLLRRPPGREAFPGDIFYNHSRLLERAAKLNDELGAGSLTALPIIETQAGDVSAYIPTNVISITDGQIYLEPSLFFAGIRPAINVGLSVSRVGGSAQVKAMKQVAGTLRLDLAQYRELEAFAAFGSDLDASTQRQLTRGARLVEILKQPQYQPLSLEKQVCILYAGTKGFLDKYALDVLAKYEAGLYPFIEERYPQIFTEIAEKEAISEDLNKVMTEALKAYDEEFKDTIK; the protein is encoded by the coding sequence ATGGAATTAAGAGCTGAAGAAATAAGTCAAATTATCAGGGAGCAGATTACGGATTATGACAAGAAGGTTGAATTAAGCGAAACCGGCGTTGTCTTGTCGGTGGGCGACGGCATCGCCAGGGTCTATGGCTTAGAGAAGGTCATGGCGATGGAGCTGGTGGAGTTCCCCGGAAATATTTTGGGGCTGGTGCTCAACCTTGAAGAAGACAACGTGGGCGTTGCCATTATGGGCGAGGACATCCATATCAAGGAAGGTGATATGGTCAAACGCACCGGCCGTATCGCCCAGGTCCCTGTCGGCGAGGCTGTTCTGGGCCGGGTGGTTTCAGCGGTGGGTGAACCCATTGACGGCAAGGGGCCCATCGATGCCAAGGAGTTCCGCAGGGTCGAAATGGTCGCCCCGGGCGTTATCGCCAGAAAAAGCGTTCATGAACCGATGTATACCGGTCTTAAGGCCATCGATGCCATGACACCGGTGGGACGCGGCCAGCGCGAACTCATCATCGGCGACCGCCAGATCGGAAAAACAGCGGTGGCCATCGATGCGATCTTGAGCCAGAAGGGCCGTGGCGTATACTGCATTTATGTCGCCTGCGGCCAGAAGAAGTCCACAGTCGCCCAGGTCGTGGCCGTTCTTGAAAAGCATCGGGCCATGGAATACACCACGGTCGTGGCGGCCTGCGCCAGCGACCCGGCCACCCTTCAGTATGTCGCGCCCTATGCCGGATGCGCCATGGGCGAATATTTCCGCGACAAAAAACAGCATGCCCTGATTATTTACGACGACCTATCCAAACAGGCGGTCGCTTATCGGCAGGTATCCCTGCTCTTAAGACGTCCGCCCGGACGCGAGGCTTTTCCCGGCGATATTTTCTACAACCATTCACGCCTGCTGGAGCGGGCGGCTAAATTGAATGACGAATTGGGCGCTGGATCGCTGACCGCTCTTCCGATTATTGAAACCCAGGCCGGGGACGTTTCAGCCTACATCCCGACCAATGTTATATCCATTACCGACGGTCAGATTTACCTGGAACCGAGTCTTTTCTTTGCCGGTATCCGGCCGGCCATCAACGTGGGTCTATCGGTTTCCAGAGTCGGCGGCAGCGCCCAGGTCAAGGCCATGAAGCAGGTGGCGGGGACCTTGCGGCTCGACTTGGCCCAATACCGTGAACTTGAAGCCTTTGCAGCCTTCGGCAGCGATCTGGATGCGTCTACCCAACGGCAATTGACCCGGGGCGCCCGGCTGGTTGAAATATTGAAACAACCGCAATATCAGCCGTTGTCGTTGGAAAAGCAGGTTTGCATATTATACGCCGGCACCAAGGGATTTCTCGATAAATACGCCCTTGATGTTCTGGCGAAATATGAGGCCGGTCTGTATCCGTTTATCGAAGAGCGCTATCCCCAGATATTTACCGAGATCGCCGAGAAAGAAGCCATATCGGAAGATCTGAATAAAGTAATGACCGAAGCGCTGAAAGCATATGACGAGGAATTTAAGGATACCATCAAGTAA
- a CDS encoding cell division protein ZapA, whose amino-acid sequence MEQFVTIQLFGRPYTFKAESEGAKAREVADYLVNEVAKVEGKHTNQTSDISKLAILISAALNITSEHVELKRNQSLLLRDISERSTNLIRLLDQTVP is encoded by the coding sequence TTGGAACAGTTTGTTACCATACAACTTTTTGGGCGCCCGTATACGTTTAAAGCTGAATCTGAAGGTGCAAAGGCCAGGGAGGTTGCCGACTATCTGGTCAACGAGGTGGCCAAGGTTGAAGGTAAGCATACGAACCAGACATCAGACATATCAAAACTCGCGATATTGATTTCAGCGGCGCTGAATATAACCAGTGAACATGTGGAGTTGAAACGGAATCAGTCCTTATTATTGCGGGATATATCTGAAAGGTCTACGAACCTGATTCGATTGTTAGACCAAACGGTGCCTTAA
- a CDS encoding polymer-forming cytoskeletal protein: MKKDKQKDMISTFLGPEVSVEGNIEFRGTIRVDGNVKGTIHSDEGTLIVGEHAVIHADIIVDAAIITGAVNGNIEARDKLEIFPPACVMGGIKAPTISIESGVVFNGNCEMTGRTILLPAKKDSAAKTVA; this comes from the coding sequence ATGAAAAAAGACAAGCAAAAGGACATGATATCCACTTTTTTGGGGCCCGAAGTCAGTGTGGAAGGAAATATTGAATTCCGGGGGACTATCCGGGTGGATGGGAATGTGAAAGGGACCATCCACAGCGATGAGGGCACGTTGATTGTCGGCGAGCACGCGGTCATCCATGCGGATATCATTGTTGATGCTGCGATTATTACCGGAGCGGTAAACGGCAATATCGAAGCGCGGGACAAATTGGAAATTTTTCCGCCGGCCTGTGTGATGGGGGGTATCAAGGCCCCAACGATTTCAATTGAGTCCGGTGTCGTGTTTAACGGAAATTGCGAAATGACGGGACGCACCATCCTGCTTCCTGCGAAAAAAGATTCTGCCGCAAAGACGGTTGCCTAA
- a CDS encoding NTP transferase domain-containing protein, translating into MERNNSNVAVIILAAGLGKRMQSDMAKVLHKVLGRPMIRYVVETARRIAGNDVIVVVGHQAQEVMDAVSADAEVTFAYQDKQLGTGHAVLCALDYIPESVREIVILCGDVPMLSAGTVQRLLNDHKAAKRDLSLLAVTVGNPKGYGRVMIDENRRLIKIVEEADATPEQKKIRTVNAGIYCVAKKFLTDSLRQIKPNNVQGELYLTDIIEIGYRKKHVVGVLFGDDGDEVMGVNSYPDLLAAEKIMRLRVSKTT; encoded by the coding sequence ATGGAAAGAAATAACAGCAATGTCGCCGTTATCATTCTGGCGGCTGGTTTAGGCAAACGAATGCAGTCGGACATGGCCAAGGTTTTGCACAAGGTGCTGGGCCGGCCGATGATTCGGTATGTCGTTGAAACGGCCCGGAGGATCGCCGGAAACGACGTGATTGTTGTTGTCGGTCATCAGGCTCAAGAAGTCATGGATGCTGTTTCGGCTGATGCCGAAGTGACTTTTGCATATCAGGACAAACAGCTGGGGACCGGCCATGCGGTTCTGTGTGCGCTAGATTATATACCTGAGTCCGTGCGTGAGATCGTTATTTTATGCGGGGATGTGCCGATGCTGAGTGCCGGAACGGTTCAGCGCTTGTTAAATGATCATAAGGCAGCCAAACGGGATTTGTCACTTTTAGCGGTAACGGTCGGCAATCCCAAGGGATATGGTCGCGTTATGATTGACGAAAACCGCCGGCTGATCAAGATTGTGGAGGAAGCGGATGCAACGCCTGAACAAAAAAAGATTCGAACGGTCAATGCCGGGATCTACTGTGTCGCAAAGAAATTTTTAACGGATTCACTGCGGCAGATCAAGCCAAATAATGTTCAAGGGGAGCTTTATCTGACCGATATCATTGAAATTGGATATCGAAAAAAACATGTCGTGGGGGTATTGTTCGGTGATGATGGCGACGAGGTTATGGGGGTCAACAGTTATCCGGATTTGCTCGCAGCTGAAAAGATCATGCGCCTGCGGGTGTCTAAAACTACTTGA
- the atpG gene encoding ATP synthase F1 subunit gamma, producing MTTLKDVQTKISAVKKTKQITRAMNMVAASRLRGAQQDMEGFRPYAQKFTEVLGSLADKSGEEASPLLVPREEVKSVHMILCTSDRGLCGGFNTNLVSMAETFLKEKSGQNVKISFTNFGKKGRNWCRKKKSAIVDAHLGVVGGKIGFNVAATSGRKMVDEYLKKTYDEVFIIYSEFVSVARQQPTLKQLLPIPPIAPAVVEAAADDKPYMPEHICEPSPEELLGDLLPRNIYVQLYRALLETSTSEHAARMTAMDNATKACNDMIEDLTLAYNKARQAAITAELMDIVGGAEALKG from the coding sequence ATGACAACGCTAAAAGATGTCCAGACGAAGATATCCGCGGTCAAAAAAACCAAACAGATAACACGGGCCATGAACATGGTGGCAGCCTCACGGCTGCGCGGCGCCCAGCAAGACATGGAGGGGTTTCGACCTTACGCCCAGAAGTTTACAGAAGTGCTGGGCAGCCTGGCCGACAAATCGGGTGAAGAAGCAAGCCCCTTACTGGTGCCCCGGGAAGAAGTCAAATCGGTCCATATGATTTTATGTACTTCCGACAGGGGGCTTTGCGGTGGATTTAATACCAACCTCGTTTCAATGGCCGAAACGTTTTTAAAGGAAAAATCAGGACAAAACGTAAAGATTTCTTTTACCAACTTCGGCAAGAAAGGACGAAACTGGTGCCGCAAAAAAAAATCGGCGATCGTCGACGCGCATCTGGGCGTTGTCGGCGGAAAGATCGGTTTTAATGTCGCTGCCACGTCCGGCCGCAAGATGGTGGACGAATACCTGAAGAAAACCTATGATGAGGTTTTCATTATCTACTCGGAATTTGTCAGTGTGGCACGCCAGCAGCCGACGTTGAAGCAGCTCCTGCCGATTCCTCCGATTGCACCGGCTGTGGTGGAGGCCGCTGCTGATGACAAGCCGTATATGCCGGAGCATATTTGCGAGCCTTCCCCCGAAGAACTGCTGGGTGATTTGCTGCCGAGAAATATTTATGTGCAATTGTATCGGGCCCTGCTGGAGACATCCACCAGCGAACATGCCGCCCGCATGACGGCCATGGACAACGCCACCAAGGCCTGTAATGATATGATTGAAGACTTGACATTGGCCTATAACAAGGCTCGTCAGGCGGCCATTACGGCAGAGTTGATGGATATTGTGGGGGGTGCTGAAGCGCTTAAAGGATGA
- a CDS encoding F0F1 ATP synthase subunit epsilon: MAAGNIKLEIVTPEKAVVSEDVRIVMAPGALGEFGVLIGHTPFMTTLKLGTVRYVDANGKERFVFISGGFAEALPDKVTILAESAERRAHIDVERAKSALQRAQERLAKDDETIDRERARAAMERALNRLKITAIRTS; encoded by the coding sequence ATGGCTGCTGGAAACATTAAATTAGAGATTGTTACGCCCGAAAAGGCTGTCGTCAGCGAAGACGTCCGTATCGTAATGGCGCCGGGGGCATTGGGTGAATTTGGTGTCCTGATAGGGCATACGCCGTTCATGACCACGCTCAAACTGGGAACCGTCCGCTATGTTGATGCAAACGGTAAGGAACGATTCGTTTTTATCAGCGGGGGATTTGCTGAGGCCCTTCCCGATAAAGTAACCATATTGGCCGAATCGGCCGAGCGCAGGGCCCATATCGATGTCGAACGGGCAAAATCCGCCCTGCAGCGGGCCCAGGAACGATTGGCAAAAGATGATGAAACCATCGACAGGGAAAGGGCCAGGGCTGCCATGGAAAGGGCCTTGAACCGACTTAAGATTACTGCCATAAGGACCTCGTAA
- the atpD gene encoding F0F1 ATP synthase subunit beta: protein MGENIGKITQVMGPVVDVEFAQGKLPTIYTALLITNPSINEEPDNLVVEVAQHLGDNVVRTIAMDVTDGLMRGQPVKDTGMPIMMPVGEAGLGRVLNVVGRPVDGLGPVSQEKMMPIHRAAPKFTEQDTTVRVLETGVKVIDLLVPFPRGGKMGMFGGAGVGKTVIMMEMVHNIAMQHGGISVFAGVGERTREGNDLYHEMKDSGVLPKAALIYGQMTEPPGARARVALSALTAAEYYRDEEGQDVLVFIDNIFRFTQAGSEVSALLGRMPSAVGYQPTLAVDLGELQERITSTDKGSITAVQCVYVPADDLTDPAPATTFAHLDGTVVLSRQIVELGIYPAVDPLDSTSRILDAAYIGEEHYRVARDVQKILQKYKELQDIIAILGMEELSDEDKITVSRARKIQRFLSQPFHVAEAFTGKSGKYVKIEDTIRGFKEICEGKHDEHPEQAFYMVGGIEEVEEKAKQMSESE from the coding sequence ATGGGTGAGAATATCGGAAAGATAACGCAGGTGATGGGGCCTGTTGTTGATGTGGAATTTGCGCAGGGAAAGCTGCCGACAATTTATACCGCGCTGCTGATCACGAATCCTTCCATCAACGAAGAACCGGACAACCTGGTGGTTGAGGTGGCCCAGCACCTGGGCGACAATGTGGTCCGAACCATTGCCATGGATGTTACCGATGGTCTGATGCGGGGACAGCCCGTCAAAGATACCGGAATGCCCATCATGATGCCCGTCGGCGAAGCCGGGCTGGGACGCGTTCTGAACGTGGTCGGCAGACCGGTGGACGGCCTGGGACCTGTCAGCCAGGAAAAAATGATGCCGATTCACCGGGCGGCCCCCAAGTTTACCGAACAGGATACGACCGTTCGGGTTCTTGAAACCGGGGTGAAAGTTATTGACCTGCTGGTTCCGTTTCCCCGGGGTGGAAAAATGGGCATGTTCGGCGGCGCCGGGGTCGGCAAAACGGTTATCATGATGGAAATGGTACACAATATTGCCATGCAGCACGGCGGCATCTCCGTGTTTGCCGGGGTGGGCGAACGCACCCGCGAAGGAAATGACCTCTATCATGAAATGAAAGACTCCGGGGTATTGCCCAAGGCGGCCTTGATATATGGACAGATGACCGAACCGCCGGGCGCCCGGGCGCGCGTGGCGCTTTCCGCATTGACCGCAGCAGAGTATTACCGGGATGAAGAAGGCCAGGATGTTCTTGTTTTTATTGATAATATTTTTCGATTTACCCAGGCAGGCTCTGAAGTTTCGGCGCTGCTCGGGCGCATGCCTTCGGCGGTGGGGTATCAACCGACGCTTGCGGTTGACCTGGGCGAGTTGCAGGAACGGATTACGTCAACCGATAAGGGGTCAATTACGGCGGTCCAGTGCGTCTATGTTCCGGCCGACGACCTGACAGACCCTGCACCGGCAACGACGTTTGCGCATCTGGACGGAACAGTCGTTTTGTCCCGGCAGATCGTTGAACTGGGGATTTATCCGGCCGTTGACCCCCTGGACTCCACATCTAGAATTCTGGATGCGGCCTATATCGGTGAAGAACATTACCGGGTTGCCCGTGACGTTCAGAAAATATTGCAAAAATATAAAGAGTTACAAGACATTATTGCTATTCTGGGAATGGAGGAGTTGTCCGATGAGGACAAGATAACCGTTTCCCGGGCTCGAAAAATACAGCGCTTCTTATCGCAGCCTTTCCATGTGGCCGAGGCCTTTACGGGTAAAAGCGGGAAATATGTCAAAATTGAAGACACCATCAGAGGTTTTAAAGAAATTTGTGAAGGCAAGCACGATGAGCATCCGGAGCAGGCTTTTTACATGGTAGGCGGCATTGAAGAAGTGGAAGAAAAAGCCAAACAGATGTCTGAAAGTGAATAG
- the atpH gene encoding ATP synthase F1 subunit delta has protein sequence MKNLAIARRYAKALLLIGKEDGQTETYRKELGGVTELLEREKVLAQTICNPLYNAASREKVLQEVIKRLKLSRVMSSFLLLLFSKGRIGFLGNINEFYQKLADELKGVARASLVSAMGLSSETIEKVRSALSKLTGREVVLEVAEDPGLIGGLVTKIGDLVLDGSIKTQLLNMRESLKRGERV, from the coding sequence GTGAAAAATCTGGCTATAGCCCGTCGATATGCCAAGGCGCTTCTGCTGATCGGTAAAGAGGATGGTCAAACGGAAACATACCGAAAAGAGCTTGGGGGCGTGACTGAACTGCTTGAGCGTGAAAAAGTGCTGGCGCAAACGATCTGCAACCCGCTTTACAATGCTGCCAGCCGGGAAAAGGTTTTGCAGGAAGTCATAAAGCGCTTAAAGCTTTCGCGCGTGATGTCTTCGTTTCTTCTGTTGTTGTTTAGCAAGGGACGCATTGGGTTTTTAGGCAATATTAATGAATTCTACCAGAAACTGGCCGATGAATTAAAGGGCGTGGCGCGTGCCAGCTTGGTTTCGGCCATGGGGCTTTCATCCGAAACCATTGAAAAAGTCCGCAGCGCCCTGTCGAAATTGACAGGCAGGGAAGTTGTTCTTGAAGTAGCTGAAGACCCGGGCCTGATTGGCGGCCTTGTCACGAAGATCGGGGATCTCGTTTTGGATGGCAGTATCAAGACCCAATTACTCAACATGAGAGAATCTTTAAAAAGGGGTGAGCGTGTCTAA
- a CDS encoding ATP synthase F0 subunit B, whose translation MIVIDGSVVIQIINFVFLIWILNTVLYIPIRKVLRQRNEKIAGLENNIDTYTRDSREKDASFELGIKDARKRGLMEKDALLQAAAEEEKKIIAKINEKAQAEIAAIREKIAKDAKDVRETLQQEIEVFAEEIERKILGRSAS comes from the coding sequence ATGATCGTTATTGATGGATCCGTTGTAATACAGATCATCAATTTTGTCTTCCTTATCTGGATTTTAAACACCGTTTTATACATCCCAATCCGAAAAGTTTTACGCCAAAGAAACGAAAAGATTGCCGGCCTTGAAAACAATATCGATACCTATACCCGGGACTCCAGAGAAAAAGATGCGTCTTTTGAACTGGGAATAAAGGATGCCCGCAAACGGGGACTGATGGAAAAAGACGCTTTACTGCAGGCTGCGGCTGAAGAGGAAAAAAAGATCATCGCTAAAATCAACGAAAAGGCACAGGCTGAGATCGCTGCCATTCGCGAAAAAATTGCCAAGGACGCCAAAGACGTCCGTGAAACACTTCAACAGGAAATCGAGGTGTTTGCCGAAGAGATTGAGCGCAAAATTTTAGGGAGGTCTGCTTCATGA